From a region of the Mus pahari chromosome 12, PAHARI_EIJ_v1.1, whole genome shotgun sequence genome:
- the LOC110329537 gene encoding prothymosin alpha translates to MSDAAVDTSSEITTKDLKEKKEVVEEAENGRDAPANGNAQNEENGEQEADNEVDEEEEEGGEEEEEEEEGDGEEEDGDEDEEAEAPTGKRVAEDDEDDDVDTKKQKTEEED, encoded by the coding sequence ATGTCAGACGCGGCAGTGGACACCAGCTCCGAGATCACCACCAAGGActtgaaggagaagaaggaagttgtggaggaggcagagaatggaAGAGATGCACCTGCCAATGGGAACGCTCAAAATGAGGAAAATGGGGAGCAGGAGGCTGACAATGAGgtagatgaagaagaggaagaaggtggggaggaagaggaggaggaggaagaaggtgacggtgaggaagaggatggagatgaagatgaggaagctgaggctcctACGGGCAAGCGGGTAGCTGAGGATGATGAGGACGACGACGTCGACACCAAGAAGCAGAAGACTGAGGAGGAGGACTAG